GCCCGAATCGGCGTGCGTCGAGTGCAACGCGAAATTGGCCCCCAAGCCCCCGTCATTCGGATGGTGCGAGAAGCACGGTGTTCACGACTGCCCGTGGTGCCACCCCGAAGTCGCACAACTGCGGGGTAGCGTCCCGACCGTAACCGCGGACGACCTCGCACGCGCGAAGCGGGCGCTGGATTTCACCGAGCGCCCGGAGAACAGCCCGCGGTGCAAGCTCCACGCGCGGCGGATTCAGTTCGAGTCCTCGGAGGCGGTCGATAAGGCCGGTGTCGGGGTCGATGTCGTAAGCGCCGACGCGGTCGTCGAGTCGGTGAGCGCGCCGGGCGAAATCGGCTACGACCAAACGCGGGTCGCGCACCTCTCGACGCGCGCCCCGGGCACGGTGTTCCGCGTGTTCAAGCGCATTGGGGAACCAGTCAAAGCCGGTGAACTCCTTGCACTGGTCGAAGCGGGCGACGTGGGGAAGGCGAAAGCCGATCTCAGACAGGCACTGGCCGCGGTCGACAGCAAATCGCAGACGCTGGCGAATCTGAAGGCGTCGACCGGTGTGGTGACGGACGCCCGTGTGCGCGAAGCCGAAGCCACGCTGCGTGAGGCCCGCATTCGGATGAACGCCGCGCGCCAGGCGCTCGTGAATCTCGGCCTGACTATCGACGAAGCCGAGGTGACGAACGCGACGGACGAGCAACTCGAGCGCAAACTGCACTTCCTCGGCCTGCCCGCGAGCACAACGCAGTCGCTCGACCCCCGAACCACGACATCCAACTTGCTCCCGATGTTCGCTCCAATGGGTGGTGTGATTACTTCGGGCGATGTGGTTGCGGG
The Gemmata palustris DNA segment above includes these coding regions:
- a CDS encoding efflux RND transporter periplasmic adaptor subunit, producing the protein MASSESFERPGALRWFSSIASAVPALVVLALLGGVAWWGHHSGWTLPKRAALAGEKKEADDWCAEHSVPESACVECNAKLAPKPPSFGWCEKHGVHDCPWCHPEVAQLRGSVPTVTADDLARAKRALDFTERPENSPRCKLHARRIQFESSEAVDKAGVGVDVVSADAVVESVSAPGEIGYDQTRVAHLSTRAPGTVFRVFKRIGEPVKAGELLALVEAGDVGKAKADLRQALAAVDSKSQTLANLKASTGVVTDARVREAEATLREARIRMNAARQALVNLGLTIDEAEVTNATDEQLERKLHFLGLPASTTQSLDPRTTTSNLLPMFAPMGGVITSGDVVAGEVVDVARVLFEVVDTSRLWVTLDVTAEQTRRVKLGQSVRFKTDGGKEEAVGTVVWRSTQADPKTRTVKVRADLHDPTGRFLANTFGTGRIVLREEPKAVVVPNAAIQWDGNCFVVFVQDKDFRKPNAFKLFHVRSVRIGVKSDTQTEIIAGLLPGEVIVTKNAEVLRGELFRSNIGDGCGCGH